A DNA window from Niabella yanshanensis contains the following coding sequences:
- a CDS encoding serine protease, whose protein sequence is MRKLQACLVLVILLSAFIGCSKTDTILQEPEPENIKKPETQSIIGGSPINISTTPYQVNVNGAGGVIIGDSWILTAAHVVSGLTANQVHIIAGTTDLTSFPATRQDRVADNIIIKDGYSGTFNDIALIHLSAPLMFNTVITPIIYATAEDPVAINTIARVSGWGLITFSPNTTTNNLYATDVRVSNLSTSHLIYTSSTTSSQQGPCYGDSGGPLTTHITGIGPVLIGIVNGWGDCNSGEKGYARVSHFADWIKEQTGGLDRPRIEGLSSFCNTADYTISNLPMGATVNWSVNLSNYASLTTSGNTATLTSLIPALNTVILNASVTSSTLGTISLNPFLIAANKNDLDPNLAACYAIVGGAPGPCFYNYDNGSGDASIVITNEVNPGTFEETVSLVSPNVTSMGITIESKTPYNGNVSLFTVNGTQYTIRMKGDVGATFKVTYQGECGSSITKYAYVRTPGGPPMLPIID, encoded by the coding sequence GCCAATTAACATTAGTACAACACCCTATCAGGTAAATGTAAATGGTGCGGGAGGTGTTATAATTGGAGATAGCTGGATTTTAACCGCAGCACATGTAGTATCAGGATTAACTGCTAACCAGGTACATATTATTGCTGGAACTACTGACCTGACAAGCTTCCCTGCTACAAGACAAGATAGGGTGGCAGACAATATTATTATTAAAGATGGGTATAGTGGTACGTTCAATGATATTGCATTGATTCATCTGTCAGCTCCGCTTATGTTTAACACTGTTATTACTCCGATTATCTACGCTACAGCTGAAGATCCCGTTGCTATTAATACAATTGCCAGGGTGTCAGGTTGGGGACTTATTACGTTCAGTCCCAATACTACAACCAATAATTTATATGCAACAGATGTAAGAGTCTCGAATCTTTCTACGAGCCACCTCATATACACAAGTTCAACTACTTCTTCGCAGCAAGGCCCTTGTTACGGCGATAGCGGTGGTCCCCTCACAACCCATATAACAGGAATAGGGCCTGTTTTGATTGGAATTGTAAACGGCTGGGGTGATTGTAATTCAGGTGAAAAAGGGTACGCCCGTGTTTCTCACTTTGCAGATTGGATTAAAGAGCAGACTGGAGGTTTAGATAGGCCAAGGATAGAAGGACTCTCTTCGTTTTGTAATACTGCTGATTATACCATTAGTAATTTACCAATGGGGGCCACTGTGAACTGGAGCGTAAATCTTTCCAATTATGCCTCTCTAACTACCAGTGGAAATACGGCTACTCTAACTTCGTTAATACCGGCTTTAAATACGGTTATCTTAAATGCGTCGGTTACCTCTTCAACTTTAGGGACCATTTCGCTTAATCCATTTTTGATCGCTGCAAATAAAAATGATTTAGATCCTAATCTGGCCGCTTGCTACGCTATTGTAGGTGGTGCGCCGGGACCCTGTTTTTACAACTACGATAACGGCTCAGGTGATGCGAGTATTGTGATAACAAATGAGGTAAACCCGGGGACATTTGAGGAAACTGTTTCTCTGGTAAGCCCAAATGTAACAAGTATGGGCATCACAATAGAGAGCAAAACGCCTTATAATGGTAATGTGAGTCTCTTTACAGTTAACGGAACTCAATATACAATTCGTATGAAAGGCGATGTGGGGGCAACATTTAAAGTGACTTATCAGGGAGAATGCGGTTCGTCAATCACGAAGTACGCTTATGTTAGAACTCCGGGAGGTCCGCCTATGTTGCCTATTATAGACTAA
- the rplV gene encoding 50S ribosomal protein L22: MEAVAKLRNYPTSPRKMRLLADLIRGQKVELVLAELEHNPKHSSVPLRKLVLSAISNWKQKNEGGDETGLVVKTIFVDGGRTLKRMRPAPQGRGYRVRKRSNHVTVIVDVKGEDAKASKKAKPARQAGGTATNKTKETKNA, encoded by the coding sequence ATGGAAGCAGTAGCAAAACTTAGAAATTATCCAACATCTCCTCGTAAAATGAGGCTGCTCGCTGATCTGATTCGTGGTCAGAAAGTAGAGTTAGTGTTGGCTGAATTAGAACATAACCCGAAGCACTCTTCAGTACCTTTGCGCAAGCTGGTATTGAGTGCCATCAGCAACTGGAAACAAAAGAATGAAGGTGGCGATGAAACAGGATTAGTGGTTAAAACTATTTTTGTAGATGGTGGTAGAACTTTAAAGCGTATGCGTCCAGCACCGCAGGGTCGTGGATACCGCGTGCGTAAACGTAGCAACCACGTTACTGTGATTGTAGACGTAAAAGGTGAAGATGCCAAAGCTTCTAAAAAAGCTAAACCTGCCCGCCAGGCAGGTGGGACTGCAACTAATAAGACAAAAGAAACTAAAAACGCATAA
- the pafA gene encoding alkaline phosphatase PafA: MKRSLLSILFLIIAFAAFAQPVKRPKLVVGLVIDQMRWDYLYRYYDRYEATGGFKRMLNEGFSCENTFINYIPSYTAIGHTTVFTGSVPALHGIAGNNWIDQASGKNVYCTDDSTVQGVGSNSSAGKMSPRNLLATTITDELRLATNFQSKVIGVSLKDRASILPAGHNPTGAFWFDDVNGDFITSTWYMNELPKWVKDFNAKDEPGRLTATPWTTLYPINTYKQSTADDVKWEGKFKGETTTAFPHHLKDVYKTDKDVIRSSPYGNTLTLDFAKAAIEGNNLGGGTATDFLTINCASTDYVGHKYGPNSIEIEDVYLRLDRELGAFYKYLDQKLGKGNYLVFLTADHGAAHAINFMKEYKMPAEFLELKKITTSLNDALKAQFGAEKIVLSNTNYQINFNKKVIKEQKLDYDAIKKASLKFLKDVPELQFVIDVENIGAEPVPEVVKQMTINGYNNKRSGTIQLIPYPAWFEGGYGGTGTTHGTWNPHDTHIPLVWMGWGIKPGKSNREVYMTDIAPTVAALLRIQMPNGAIGKPITEVTQ, from the coding sequence ATGAAACGATCATTACTCTCTATTTTATTTTTAATCATCGCCTTTGCTGCTTTCGCACAACCCGTTAAACGCCCTAAATTGGTAGTTGGCCTGGTAATTGACCAGATGCGCTGGGATTACCTGTACCGGTATTACGACCGTTATGAAGCTACCGGCGGTTTTAAACGTATGTTGAACGAAGGCTTTAGCTGCGAGAATACTTTTATCAATTACATTCCCTCCTATACCGCAATTGGTCATACTACCGTATTCACCGGTTCAGTACCTGCTTTACACGGAATCGCAGGTAATAACTGGATCGACCAGGCCTCAGGGAAAAATGTGTATTGCACCGATGACTCAACGGTTCAGGGTGTAGGCAGCAACTCAAGCGCCGGCAAAATGTCGCCAAGAAACCTGCTCGCAACAACGATAACGGATGAACTCCGTTTAGCTACCAATTTTCAATCCAAAGTAATTGGCGTATCCCTTAAAGACAGGGCATCAATTTTACCTGCCGGCCATAATCCCACGGGAGCTTTCTGGTTTGATGATGTTAATGGTGATTTTATTACCAGCACCTGGTACATGAACGAGCTGCCTAAATGGGTGAAAGATTTTAACGCCAAAGACGAGCCGGGCAGACTAACTGCTACTCCATGGACCACACTTTATCCCATCAATACTTATAAACAAAGTACTGCAGACGATGTGAAGTGGGAAGGGAAATTCAAAGGTGAAACCACTACTGCATTTCCTCATCACCTGAAAGACGTGTACAAAACTGATAAAGATGTGATCCGCAGCTCTCCTTATGGCAATACCCTTACATTGGATTTTGCCAAAGCTGCTATTGAGGGCAATAACCTTGGCGGTGGCACTGCTACGGACTTTCTGACCATTAACTGTGCTTCTACCGACTATGTGGGCCATAAATATGGTCCCAATTCTATCGAGATTGAAGACGTGTATTTGCGTTTAGACAGAGAGCTGGGTGCATTTTACAAATATCTGGATCAGAAATTAGGTAAAGGGAACTACCTGGTATTTCTTACGGCAGATCATGGAGCTGCGCATGCCATCAACTTCATGAAAGAGTATAAGATGCCTGCAGAATTCCTTGAGTTAAAAAAGATCACCACCAGCCTTAACGATGCTTTAAAAGCTCAGTTTGGCGCAGAGAAAATAGTGCTGTCTAACACTAATTACCAGATCAATTTTAATAAAAAAGTAATTAAGGAACAGAAACTAGATTATGACGCGATTAAAAAAGCCTCTTTGAAGTTTTTAAAGGATGTACCTGAACTGCAATTTGTCATTGATGTAGAAAATATAGGTGCTGAGCCGGTTCCTGAAGTAGTGAAACAAATGACCATTAATGGCTATAATAACAAACGCTCGGGCACCATACAGTTGATACCCTACCCCGCCTGGTTTGAAGGCGGATATGGTGGAACAGGAACTACACATGGTACCTGGAACCCGCACGACACCCATATTCCATTAGTTTGGATGGGCTGGGGCATTAAGCCCGGAAAAAGTAACCGTGAAGTGTATATGACCGATATAGCACCTACTGTTGCGGCCTTATTACGCATTCAAATGCCTAATGGAGCCATTGGCAAGCCGATTACCGAGGTAACTCAATAA
- the rplC gene encoding 50S ribosomal protein L3, translating into MKGIIGKKLGMTSIYDPSGKQTACTIIEAGPCVVTQVKTKDTDGYDALQVSFGDKKESRTNQAEKNHFAKANTAAKKFSTEFRDFSIAKALGETIGVDIFSEGEKVSVVGTSKGKGFQGVVKRHGFSGVGEQSHGQHDRQRAPGSLGNSSDAARVMKGMRMAGRMGGDRVKMKGLKVVKIFAEKNYILVSGSVPGHIGSIVLIQN; encoded by the coding sequence ATGAAAGGTATTATTGGAAAAAAATTAGGGATGACCAGCATCTACGATCCTTCAGGCAAACAAACCGCCTGCACGATCATTGAAGCAGGTCCTTGTGTTGTTACACAGGTTAAAACGAAAGACACAGACGGATACGATGCATTACAGGTATCGTTTGGTGACAAAAAAGAAAGCCGCACTAACCAGGCAGAAAAAAACCACTTTGCAAAAGCTAACACTGCAGCAAAAAAGTTTTCAACAGAATTTCGTGATTTTTCAATAGCAAAAGCCCTTGGCGAAACTATAGGCGTTGACATTTTCTCTGAAGGAGAAAAAGTTAGCGTTGTTGGCACGTCTAAAGGTAAAGGTTTCCAGGGTGTTGTTAAACGTCATGGTTTTAGTGGGGTAGGTGAGCAGTCTCACGGACAACACGATCGTCAAAGAGCTCCGGGTTCACTGGGTAACTCTTCTGACGCTGCACGCGTTATGAAAGGTATGCGCATGGCTGGCCGTATGGGCGGTGACCGCGTTAAAATGAAAGGTTTAAAAGTGGTGAAAATTTTCGCTGAAAAGAATTACATACTGGTAAGCGGATCTGTTCCGGGGCATATTGGTTCTATCGTTTTAATTCAAAATTAA
- a CDS encoding acyl-CoA-binding protein: MELQQQFEKAAEESKSLSEKPSNDILLQLYSLYKQGSVGDINIDPPSNPFNIVNKAKYNAWEALRGKTKEEAMQEYVALVRQLKG, encoded by the coding sequence ATGGAACTGCAACAACAATTTGAAAAAGCGGCAGAAGAGAGTAAGTCCCTGAGCGAAAAGCCATCCAACGACATATTACTACAACTCTATTCCCTCTACAAACAAGGCTCGGTTGGAGATATTAATATTGATCCCCCCTCCAACCCTTTTAACATTGTAAATAAGGCTAAATATAATGCCTGGGAAGCTTTAAGAGGAAAAACAAAAGAGGAGGCAATGCAGGAATATGTGGCGTTGGTGCGGCAATTAAAGGGCTAA
- the rplB gene encoding 50S ribosomal protein L2 — protein MAVKKFKPMTAGTRWRIGNAYAEITTNQPEKSLLETKKSTGGRNSSGHLTMRYRGGGHKKKYRIVDFKRDKHNIEATVVSIEYDPNRTAFIALVEYTDGEKRYIIAPQGLTVGTKVISGDAVAPEIGNALKLKNMPLGTNVHNIELNPSQGGKLSRSAGSSAQLTNKEEKYAVLKMPSGELRKVLINCFATVGVVSNSDHSLQSMGKAGRNRWKGIKPRNRGVAMNPVDHPMGGGEGRASGGQPRSRNGQYSRGLKTRTKGKGSDKLIIQRKNGKKLSK, from the coding sequence ATGGCAGTAAAGAAATTCAAACCGATGACAGCCGGAACCCGTTGGAGAATCGGGAACGCTTACGCTGAAATCACTACTAACCAGCCCGAAAAAAGCTTGTTAGAGACTAAAAAAAGCACTGGTGGTCGTAACTCTTCTGGTCATCTTACTATGAGATACAGAGGTGGTGGTCACAAGAAAAAATATCGTATCGTAGACTTTAAAAGAGATAAACATAACATAGAAGCTACTGTAGTTTCTATCGAGTACGATCCAAACCGTACGGCGTTTATTGCTTTGGTTGAATATACAGACGGAGAGAAGCGTTATATCATCGCTCCTCAGGGCCTGACTGTAGGTACAAAGGTTATTAGCGGAGACGCAGTAGCGCCGGAAATTGGTAATGCGTTGAAATTAAAGAACATGCCTTTGGGTACTAACGTTCACAATATCGAATTAAACCCTAGCCAGGGTGGTAAATTGTCTCGTAGCGCAGGTTCTTCTGCCCAGCTTACGAACAAGGAAGAAAAATATGCGGTATTGAAAATGCCTTCCGGCGAATTAAGAAAAGTTTTGATTAACTGTTTTGCTACCGTTGGTGTAGTAAGTAACAGCGATCATAGCCTGCAAAGCATGGGTAAAGCTGGTAGAAACAGGTGGAAAGGTATCAAACCAAGAAACCGTGGTGTTGCCATGAACCCTGTAGATCACCCAATGGGTGGTGGTGAAGGCCGTGCATCGGGAGGTCAGCCTCGCAGCCGTAACGGTCAATACTCTAGAGGCCTGAAAACAAGGACCAAAGGAAAGGGTAGCGACAAGTTGATCATTCAACGTAAAAACGGTAAGAAGCTTTCTAAATAA
- the rplW gene encoding 50S ribosomal protein L23, with the protein MNPSQVLIKPILTEKANAQQEKLRRYAFKVDKRSNKLEIKKAIETFYGVNVTSVNTVVAPAKNKTRYTKAGFIKGQKPSYKKAYVTVAEGEEIDLYANL; encoded by the coding sequence ATGAATCCTTCTCAAGTTTTAATAAAGCCAATTTTAACCGAAAAAGCAAATGCCCAGCAAGAAAAATTGCGTCGCTATGCTTTCAAGGTTGATAAAAGATCGAACAAGCTGGAGATCAAAAAAGCTATCGAAACTTTTTACGGTGTAAACGTAACAAGCGTAAATACAGTAGTTGCTCCTGCTAAAAATAAAACCCGTTATACCAAAGCTGGTTTTATTAAAGGTCAGAAACCTTCTTACAAAAAAGCTTACGTTACTGTAGCTGAAGGAGAAGAAATTGATCTGTACGCAAACTTGTAA
- the rpsJ gene encoding 30S ribosomal protein S10, producing the protein MSQRIRIKLQSYDHNLVDKSAEKIVKTVRSTGAVVTGPIPLPTHRKIFTVLRSPHVNKKSREQFQLATHKRLLDIYTSSSRTVDALSKLDLPSGVEVEIKA; encoded by the coding sequence ATGTCGCAAAGAATCAGAATAAAATTACAGTCTTACGATCACAATTTAGTTGATAAATCAGCAGAGAAAATCGTTAAAACTGTACGTAGCACTGGCGCTGTAGTAACAGGCCCTATTCCTCTTCCTACACACCGTAAAATATTCACTGTTCTTCGCTCTCCACACGTAAATAAAAAGAGCCGTGAGCAGTTTCAGTTAGCTACTCACAAAAGACTGTTGGATATTTATACTTCTTCTTCACGCACTGTAGATGCATTGTCTAAGTTAGACCTGCCAAGTGGTGTTGAGGTTGAGATCAAAGCCTAA
- the rpsS gene encoding 30S ribosomal protein S19 — MARSIKKGPYIATHLEKKVLAINEGSAKKSVIKTWSRRSTISPDFVGHTFAVHNGNKFIPVYVTEFMVGHKLGEFAPTRQFKGHAGGK; from the coding sequence ATGGCTCGTTCAATTAAAAAAGGTCCTTATATAGCTACTCACTTAGAGAAAAAAGTGTTAGCAATCAATGAAGGAAGCGCAAAAAAATCGGTGATTAAAACCTGGAGCCGCCGCTCTACTATTTCTCCTGATTTCGTAGGCCACACATTTGCGGTACATAACGGTAACAAATTTATCCCGGTTTATGTAACAGAATTTATGGTAGGACATAAGTTAGGTGAGTTTGCGCCAACACGCCAGTTCAAAGGTCACGCTGGTGGTAAATAA
- the rplD gene encoding 50S ribosomal protein L4: protein MQVEVLNIQGKGTGRSVELPDDIFAIEPNDHVMYLAVKQYLAAQRQGTNKVKTRAEVKGSSKKLHKQKGTGGSRKGNIRNPLYKGGGTIFGPKPRDYSFKLNKKVKDLAKISALSYKAKANAIVVVEDLNFEAPKTKAFTGVLNALNVGEKKLMFVSDVFNDNVELSLRNVPSVLGVSLSDLNTYDIVNSEVLVLTESAAKVFSDEEGIVAEA, encoded by the coding sequence ATGCAAGTTGAAGTTTTAAATATACAAGGTAAGGGTACCGGTCGTTCGGTTGAATTACCCGATGATATCTTTGCAATTGAGCCTAACGATCACGTTATGTATCTTGCAGTTAAACAATATTTAGCTGCACAGCGCCAGGGTACTAACAAAGTTAAAACCCGTGCTGAAGTAAAGGGTTCGAGCAAAAAGTTACACAAACAAAAAGGTACTGGTGGTAGCCGTAAGGGTAATATCCGTAACCCTTTATATAAAGGTGGTGGTACTATCTTCGGCCCTAAACCCCGCGATTATAGCTTTAAGCTGAACAAGAAAGTGAAAGACCTGGCTAAGATCTCTGCGCTTTCTTACAAAGCAAAAGCAAATGCTATTGTAGTAGTTGAGGATCTGAACTTCGAAGCTCCAAAAACAAAAGCATTTACAGGTGTATTAAACGCCCTGAATGTAGGAGAGAAAAAGCTGATGTTCGTTTCGGATGTATTTAACGATAATGTTGAATTGTCTTTACGTAATGTACCTTCTGTTTTAGGTGTATCGTTGAGCGACCTGAATACTTACGACATCGTTAACTCTGAAGTTTTAGTACTTACCGAAAGCGCTGCAAAAGTTTTCTCTGACGAGGAAGGAATTGTAGCAGAAGCATAA